A window of the Cutaneotrichosporon cavernicola HIS019 DNA, chromosome: 6 genome harbors these coding sequences:
- a CDS encoding uncharacterized protein (Vps51/Vps67) yields the protein MATAPPRRQSGASLMSPTPAGPSFRRSPIPRRPSTMTQNSDASSRGHRRRPALGKEAPEEVDWAVVEPDDVFRRLPVHEVKRVEAKMRADALNKQSELRSMVGTRYRDLLTSASQITALHSSSLRLSSSLKAVGTACANPAVEVPEVEGEGVSELLPVAAHVKLLLDTPEALYSLLAHHAFLNAAMLWLLARIVKDGLNDMPEEVKGVSPQPRSCSPQPYVALMQKQWEALLPFRGQIVSRATSALRARELLEKQHTADTLLALIILDGLSVDDALELLLSQRLRALRDILAHSSGRRRSSARRESVTAKEPPKDVDKTLAEALLCILDAEGLAHALFESRRRADGESLIQEAIRLVQAGDETPKPTPKSHNRRASRIASISLPLPPIFRSASGPSTSARRVLSTLPASQILLRYLPTTVTGFTPFIAPSPAPLLSDRLSPWESQVVAVLREAVPAWLAGLTSVADVWALRAATRDLLPDKGMGSRIRDALEDEWGARVQAIWTAKLDALVTGARDAVQTAADKIRSGAEVQDNDPATYTFADVAFPSASALAGSSGAGFATFLRNLKKRAARRTPLLDSVLDGLEAAADDIAADLAGLPKNLGDDYRSKLGGALGALVHALNDALSEAGGHRDKTGSIEAELFIGRIALFLAHASPFLSDLGADESDLPRAQVALMETHTESTVQWQAAAVDAARAAILPLFDVHRGPAQVRASWQGPHPTAPSPQLLTSLTLLVAAVRRLGVPPVVELDSVPRLLRAFRTEARDLEGWEASSGEGAGELAAQSAFDLAFLDLLTGDDISSDPIIKSLLDDVAGDFGQRLPELVGEALRRTQVVLHPLVEHLVPAERGKRERTGALLRLGAPALRGGVGAEFKSPLAVARPGKRFGMLSIVA from the coding sequence TGGGCCATCCTTCCGCCGCTCGCCCATACCCCGGCGGCCATCCACCATGACCCAGAACTCGGACGCTTCCTCCCGTGGACACAGACGCCGCCCTGCGCTCGGGAAGGAGGCACCGGAAGAGGTAGACTGGGCTGTAGTCGAACCAGACGACGTgttccgccgcctccccgtgcacgaggtcaagcgtgtcgaggccaagatgcgcgccgacgcgctcaacaaGCAGTCCGAGCTCCGATCCATGGTTGGCACGCGGTACCGCGACCTCCTGACCTCCGCGTCACAGATCACTGCCCTTCACAGCTCGTCGCTTAGGCTCAGTAGCAGCTTGAAGGCTGTAGGTACGGCGTGTGCCAACCCCGCGGTCGAGGTtcccgaggtcgagggcgagggcgttTCGGAACTCTTGCCTGTAGCGGCTCacgtcaagctcctcctcgacacgcCGGAGGCGCTGTACTCGCTCCTCGCACACCATGCGTTCCTGAACGCCGCGATGTTATGGCTGCTCGCTCGTATCGTCAAAGACGGCCTGAACGATATGcccgaggaggtcaagggcgTGAGTCCACAGCCCCGCTCCTGCTCACCCCAGCCCTACGTCGCCCTCATGCAGAAGCAATGGgaggccctcctcccattcCGTGGGCAAATCGTGTCGCGAGCCACATCTGCTCTCCGTGCTCGCGAACTCCTCGAGAAGCAGCACACAGCAGACACACTCCTCGCCCTGATCATCCTCGACGGTCTCAGTGTCGACGACGcactcgagctcctcctcagccagCGTCTCCGCGCCCTCCGAGACATCCTCGCTCACTCTTCcggaaggaggaggtcctCAGCCCGTCGCGAGTCTGTTACCGCCAAGGAGCCACCAAAGGATGTGGACAAGACGCTCGCGGAGGCTCTCCTTTGCATTCTGGATGCGGAGGGGCTCGCACACGCGCTCTTCGAgtcacgccgccgcgcagaCGGCGAGAGTCTGATTCAGGAGGCGATACGCCTTGTCCAGGCCGGTGACGAAACACCAAAGCCCACGCCAAAGAGCCACAACCGCCGGGCGTCGCGCAtcgcctccatctccctccccctccccccaaTTTTCCGGTCCGCCTCTGGACCATCAACCAGCGCCCGGCGCGTGCTCTCGACCCTCCCTGCCTCCCagatcctcctccgctACCTTCCCACTACCGTGACAGGCTTCACGCCTTTCATCgcgccctcccccgccccacTCCTTTCCGACCGCCTATCTCCATGGGAGAGCCAGGTCGTCGCCGTGCTCCGCGAAGCTGTGCCCGCATGGCTCGCAGGTCTCACTTCAGTGGCGGATGTGTGGGCCCTCCGTGCCGCGACAcgcgacctcctccccgacAAGGGCATGGGGTCGCGCATCcgcgacgccctcgaggacgagtggggTGCGCGCGTACAAGCCATATGGacggccaagctcgacgcgctcgtcacCGGGGCACGGGACGCCGTTCAAACGGCTGCGGACAAGATCCGCTCCGGTGCTGAGGTGCAGGACAACGATCCAGCGACTTACACGTTCGCGGACGTGGCGTTCCCGAGCGCGTCCGCGCTCGCGGGTTCCAGTGGAGCTGGGTTCGCCACTTTCCTCCGCAACCTGAAGaagcgcgcggcgcgtcgcacacccctcctcgactcggtACTGGACGGCCTGGAGGCCGCGGCGGACGACATCGCAGCGGACCTCGCTGGTCTCCCCAAGAACTTGGGAGATGACTACAGGAGTAAGCTGGGCGGTGCACTCGGAGCGCTCGTGCACGCGCTCAACGACGCGCTCTCCGAGGCGGGCGGACACAGAGACAAGACTGGCAgcatcgaggccgagctcttCATCGGCAGGATagccctcttcctcgcacACGCGAGTCCGTTCCTCTCAGACCTCGGTGCGGACGAGTCCGATCTGCCAAGGGCGCAGGTCGCGCTGATGGAAACCCACACCGAGAGCACAGTACAGTGGCAGGCTGCGGCGGTTGACGCAGCTCGGGCCGCCATCCTACCGCTATTCGACGTGCATCGTGGACCAGCGCAAGTCCGAGCGTCTTGGCAAGGGCCTCACccgaccgcgccgagcccACAACTCCTCACGTCGCTCACCCTTCTAGTTGCGGCTGTGCGGCGTCTAGGCGTGCCACCGGTCGTAGAGCTTGACAGTGTgccgcgcctcctccgtgCCTTCCGGACCGAAGCACGCGATTTGGAAGGATGGGAGGCGTCTTcgggcgagggcgcagGTGAACTCGCCGCCCAATCGGCATTCGacctcgccttcctcgacctcttGACTGGGGACGACATTAGCTCGGATCCTATCATCAAGAgtctgctcgacgacgttgcTGGCGACTTTGGCCAACGCTTGCCCGAACTCGTGGGCGAGGCCCTCCGGCGTACACAGGTCGTGCTTCACCCTCTTGTCGAGCATCTGGTCCCTGCTGAACGGGGGAAACGCGAACGCACCggcgccctcctccgccttggGGCGCCGGCactgcgcggcggcgttggaGCCGAGTTTAAGAGTCCGCTCGCGGTTGCGAGGCCAGGGAAGCGGTTTGGTATGCTGTCTATCGTTGCGTAG
- the RTT109 gene encoding uncharacterized protein (Histone acetylation protein) yields MTTLLRDALVSHLAALPNAAELGLTILVSAPKRTTALFPHAPSASVRCWETEYLVVMHSGAPGVAEGATGASHASQVGSATLATAATASSTAPAQPNISVQSIPSTQPSPAAESTPTTESNPTSQTKPTPTPSPTSTTHPPAPRVLAAAISAHLYTLPSPEPTSILYISKVDSSGYAPPSPLTRALASGLLSYFLSPTTRPGGPLGSVTATLFARSQGQYLFPNSVEGGGKRVLGGLGLCQWWKSVFEDTARLVGDVELAYLLPSYSASEAKGILGARRQGAEWTYAPPFQVPMFRAKRNLATLIPSLPDDPKTRFLEELVSSALDTPATHKDGKEKEGKRSRKDVEAAEDEAERRRAHGALARIPVDEFWERMGFRQECASGDVTGFFSARVGPESKEDKERSPSVEEVGRYEPPRTPYAVSKPLVERILTSMLNTDFGTRALAYAGTDMWLASTRALVIDEVGEDGWTASTARIAPKAMAGSAVAPPPKRKEETVTMLQPRKKKRV; encoded by the exons ATGACCACATT GctccgcgacgcgctcgtgTCGCACCTCGCTGCGCTCCCCAACgcagccgagctcggcctcaccatcctcgtctCCGCGCCGAAACGCACAACCGCCCTCTTTCCGcacgcgccgagcgcgagcgtgcgcTGCTGGGAGACGGAATATCTCGTCGTCATGCATTCTGGTGCGCCGGGGGTGGCGGAAGGGGCGACTGGCGCTTCTCACGCTTCACAGGTCGGCTCCGCCACCTTAGCAACTGCCGCTACCGCGTCCTCCACAGCGCCCGCGCAGCCCAACATCTCTGTCCAGTCCATCCCCTCCACTCAAccctcgcccgccgccgagtCCACCCCAACTACCGAGTCCAATCCCACCAGCCAGACTAaacccacccccacccccagCCCAACGtccaccacccaccctcccgcgccgcgcgtcctcgcAGCCGCAATCTCCGCACACCTATACACCCTCCCCTCGCCAGAACCCACCTCAATCCTCTACATCTCCAAAGTCGATTCATCCGGATAcgcccctccctcccccctaacccgcgccctcgcctccggcctcctctcctACTTCCTCTCACCCACAACGCGACCCGGCGGCCCACTCGGCTCAGTCACGGCAACCCTCTTCGCCCGCTCCCAAGGCCAATACCTCTTCCCCAACTCGGTCGAGGGCGGTGGTAAACGCGTGCTGGGCGGCCTAGGCCTCTGTCAATGGTGGAAGAGTGTCTTTGAAGACACGGCCCGATTAGTTGGAGACGTGGAATTGGCGTACCTCCTCCCTTCGTATTCGGCGTCTGAAGCAAAGGGTATTCTCGGagcccgccgccaaggGGCGGAATGGACATATGCCCCGCCATTCCAGGTACCAATGTTTCGCGCCAAGAGGAACTTGGCAACGCTCATTCCGTCGTTGCCGGACGATCCGAAGACAAggttcctcgaggagctcgttAGTTCTGCCCTCGATACCCCGGCAACACACAAGGACGGGAAAGAGAAAGAGGGTAAACGGTCCCGAAAagacgtcgaggcggccgaggacgaggctgagcgTCGAAGGGCTCatggcgcgctcgccagaATCCCAGTCGACGAATTCTGGGAACGTATGGGGTTCCGACAGGAGTGTGCCAGTGGGGACGTGACTGGTTTCTTTAGCGCACGCGTTGGGCCAGAGAGCAAGGAGGATAAGGAGCGCAGTCCCTCCGTAGAAGAGGTGGGACGGTACGAGCCTCCCCGGACGCCATACGCCGTCTCGAAACCCCTTGTTGAGCGGATCCTCACTAGCATGCTCAATACCGACTTTGGGACTCGGGCACTCGCGTACGCTGGTACCGATATGTGGCTCGCTTCGACGCGGGCACTCGTGATCGACGaagtcggcgaggatgggTGGACTGCCAGCACCGCCAGAATCGCGCCTAAAGCCATGGCTGGCTCGGCCGTCGCCCCTCCACCTAAACGCAAGGAGGAAACCGTGACAATGCTCCAGCCgcgcaagaagaagcgcgtgTAG
- the TAF5 gene encoding uncharacterized protein (WD40 associated region in TFIID subunit, NTD2 domain), with product MSDSPAPAAGAAAGPARASAELLPSAVMEYLQQHGFDKALQALQTELQQTGGEKEADGEAEPIANANLEAVFRAPGAIPLETMVKRNIPQATTVSVSTMSDRITPEFIAQSKYIIEKLQARLEEQADAEEGRASGMSQASFIDPSDRVEGYKRYRRWVSDGLDMWKFELDNVSFPLFAHTFLDLIDFGFTEAAQKFYKDNCEHHRVSHSSELSYLAGINAPHQILLDPYCQRLRSERYQLPMSRNSFALLVQWLSGSGLDEEWEAGLHSAPGRAKEAVRAIVHQRLDVKVSDSGMPVDKISIASASGLLAGLLPPATTADEFNGATQLKLGQPAMLDKLKEEVIRVVREEDEAVNGAPDTPADSTINGYANGTDANGDVEMADARSPAKQVKLEPDADPDVVAPDPTETLPPQATFYKVTDVKREVEAVRDKRKMIRLGASGEDSTGTSTTLPSIVAFTMFDGGENITSVEFSPDSSLIAAGSAESTVRLWSSRGEKLKAKSLDSYGSIIEDEGMAMRKLVGHSGPVYSMSFDPISGSGGPPHALLSSSQDGTVRLWSMDTYSNLAVYRGHGREAVWDVEWGPFGVYFASASRDRTARLWSSDRLTPLRMYTGHLGDVNCVKFHPNTMYLATGSSDNSCRLWDVQRGACLRLFLGHTDAVTTLAISPDGKMMASSGLDCSIYLWDLGSARPIKKMSGHTGPVESLSFSAESSVLVSGGLDCTVRCWDVKSAGGPRPRGYNDPFQGSNGALPMGPGELEWEGLGQTADLLGTYTTKRTPVIKTHYTPRNLCMVAGSFVPPANKAA from the exons ATGTCAGACTCTCCGGCTCCGGCAGCCGGCGCGGCCGCTGGCCCGGCACGCGCGTCCGCAGAGCTCCTGCCATCCGCGGTGATGGAATATCTCCAACAACACGGTTTCGACAAGGCTTTGCAGGCACTACAAACAGAGCTGCAGCAGACTGGCGGCGAGAAGGAAGCggatggcgaggcggagcCTATCGCCAACGCCAATCTGGAGGCGGTCTTCCGCGCGCCGGGCGCGATCCCACTCGAGACGATGGTTAAGCGCAACATCCCGCAGGCCACGACCGTCTCAGTCTCGACTATGTCTGATCGGATTACGCCCGAGTTCATCGCGCAGTCCAAGTACATCATCGAGAAGCTGcaggcgcgcctcgaggagcaggcggATGCTGAGGAGGGCCGCGCGTCCGGCATGAGCCAGGCGAGCTTCATCGACCCGAGTGACCGCGTTGAGGGGTATAAGCGCTACCGGCGATGGGTTagcgacggcctcgacatGTGGAAG TTCGAATTGGACAATGTGTCGTTCCCATTGTTCGCGCACACCTTCCTGGACCTGATCGACTTTGGGTtcaccgaggccgcgcaGAAGTTCTACAAGGACAACTGCGAGCACCACAGGGTATCCCACTCGTCAGAACTCTCGTATTTGGCCGGCATCAACGCACCGCACCAGATCCTGCTGGACCCGTACTGCCAGAGGTTGCGGAGTGAACGGTACCAGCTTCCGATGTCGCGCAACTCATTCGCGCTGCTCGTGCAGTGGCTGAGCGGATCGgggctcgacgaggagtgGGAAGCGGGGCTGCACAGTGCGCCAGGACGTGCGAAAGAGGCTGTCCGCGCGATTGTGCACCAGCGCCTTGACGTCAAGG TCTCCGACTCTGGGATGCCAGTGGACAAGATCTCGATCGCATCAGCCTCTGGTCTGTTGGCAGGCCTGCTGCCGCCCGCTACAACTGCGGACGAGTTCAACGGAGCTACGCAGCTCAAGTTGGGCCAGCCAGCCATGCTGGACAAGTTGAAAGAGGAGGTGATTCGTGTTgtgcgggaggaggacgaggcagTGAACGGTGCACCCGACACGCCAGCAGACTCAACGATCAACGGCTACGCCAACGGGACGGACGCGAACGGCGACGTGGAGATGGCCgacgcgcgctcgccagcGAAGCAGGTCAAACTCGAGCCAGACGCGGATCCAGATGTCGTCGCGCCTGACCCGACAGAAACGTTACCCCCGCAGGCGACGTTCTACAAAGTCACGGATGtcaagcgcgaggtcgaagCGGTGCGCGACAAGCGCAAGATGATCCGCCTTGGCGCGTCGGGGGAAGACAGCACCGGCACCTCCACAACGTTGCCGTCCATCGTTGCGTTTACAATGttcgacggcggcgagaacATCACGTCGGTCGAGTTTAGCCCAGACTCGAGCCTCATCGCGGCGGGCTCTGCGGAGAGCACTGTGAGGTTGTGGAGCTCACGGGGcgagaagctcaaggcgaAGTCGCTGGACTCATATGGCAGCATCATCGAAGACGAGGGCATGGCGATGCGCAAGCTGGTCGGACACTCGGGTCCTGTATACTCGATGTCATTCGACCCAATATCCGGCTCAGGCGGGCCACCgcacgccctcctctcgtcgtcccagGATGGAACAGTCCGCCTGTGGAGCATGGACACGTACAGCAACTTGGCTGTTTACCGTGGCCACGGGCGCGAGGCAGTGTGGGATGTGGAGTGGGGTCCCTTCGGCGTGTACTTTGCCTCTGCGAGCCGCGACCGCACTGCGCGGCTGTGGAGCTCGGACCGGCTAACCCCCCTACGGATGTACACGGGACATCTCGGCGATGTGAAC TGCGTAAAGTTCCACCCGAACACGATGTATCTCGCGACGGGCTCGAGCGACAACTCCTGTCGGTTGTGGGACGTTCAGCGGGGCGCGTGTCTACGTCTTTTCCTTGGCCACACGGACGCCGTCACGACACTCGCAATCAGCCCCGACGGCAAGATGATGGCGTCCTCGGGTCTCGACTGCTCAATCTACCTGTGGGACCTGGGGAGCGCGCGCCCGATCAAGAAGATGAGCGGGCACACTGGGCCTGTGGAGAGTCTGTCTTTCAGTGCGGAGAGCAGCGTCCTCGTCAGCGGTGGGCTGGACTGCACCGTGCGCTGCTGGGACGTCAAGAGTGCCGGCGGACCGCGGCCGCGTGGATACAACGACCCGTTCCAGGGTAGCAATGGGGCGTTACCCATGGGTCCCGGCGAGTTGGAGTGGGAGGGCCTGGGCCAGACTGCCGACCTGCTGGGTACTTATACAACTAAGCGTACACCCGTGATTAAGACGCACTACACGCCGCGCAACTTGTGTATGGTGGCGGGCTCGTTTGTGCCGCCGGCTAACAAGGCGGCGTAG